A stretch of the Corvus moneduloides isolate bCorMon1 chromosome 8, bCorMon1.pri, whole genome shotgun sequence genome encodes the following:
- the MMS19 gene encoding MMS19 nucleotide excision repair protein homolog, whose product MAAAGAGPGAGVEALAASVLDFVSGQQDGRGAEVAAGVKDGRWTVLQLVEALGFCLENTDPRMRGRGIQLLSQVLLQCYSLLQEKEVLHLVLFYESRLQDHHLVIPSVLQGLRALSMCEVLSPGLAVSVLKAIFQEVHVQSLMQLDRHTVYSIITNFMSTREEELKGLGADFTFGFIQVMDGEKDPRNLLVAFQIVRDLIAKDYSLGPFVEELFEVTSCYFPVDFTPPPNDPHGIQREDLILSLRAVLASTPQFAEFLLPLLIEKLDSELQSAKLDSLQTLTACCAIYGQKELQEFLPSLWSSLRREVFQTASEKIEAECLAALHALSACLSRSVLSSDSEDLLDSFLSSILQDCRHHLCEPDMKLVWPSAKLLQAAAGASLRTYHRITRSVLPLLLEQYTKHTQSSQRRTILEMLLGFLELQQKWGHVEEDESTLLSLQDPVCSVVFSALTDPSVQLQLVGIKALTVLGSLQGFLSSSGLELVVDHLIRLALHEEDSQSSEAAMEAAGSLAPTYPEVFSGRMVPRLEEELQSEREESYHNHRSLQQRCLQALAAVSTHTSIVRDTVPVLLQHLQKVQKGTEARNTEDMVSVCQSLHRVALQCQQDVEGCWYFHQTVVPCLLAMAVQAAMQESTHTLPGKALLEEEVLAAMIPVISAATTHLSPELAAQSVSHVVPLFLNGEVSFLPQNSFPCSFQPFGDGECLEAQRRLVALLMAFVCSLPRDVAIPQQEWLLRELLALSCSCNCPFTATTAAKCFAGLVNKHPAGQQLDEILQLAVNRMEPGLAEGPHRTQALTLLLWVTKALVLRYHPLSSCLTDKLLGLLGDTELGPTAADGFSLLMAESPDVLHKGCHADVRIMFRQRFFTDNVPKLVQGFHGAGPDVKANYLKGLSHVLNHLPKPVLVTELPTLLSLLLEALSCSDRVVQLSTLSCLHPLLLEAPQIMSLHVDTLVTKFLNLTSSPTMAVRIAALRCAHALTSLPTTVLLPYKGRVIRALAKPLDDKKRLVRKEAVAARGEWFLLGSPGR is encoded by the exons TGCTGCATCTGGTCCTGTTCTATGAGAGCCGGCTGCAAGATCATCACCTGGTGATCCCCTCGGTGCTCCAGGGACTGCGAGCGCTG AGCATGTGCGaggtgctgtccccagggctaGCAGTGTCTGTGCTCAAAGCCATCTTCCAGGAGGTACATGTGCAG TCCTTGATGCAGCTGGACCGCCACACAGTCTACAGCATCATCACCAACTTCATGAGCACCagggaggaag agctgaaggGCCTGGGTGCCGACTTCACCTTCGGCTTCATCCAGGTCATGGATGGGGAGAAGGATCCCCGCAATCTGCTGGTGGCCTTCCAGATCGTGCGTGATCTCATTGCCAAGGACTATTCTCTGG GTCCCTTTGTGGAAGAGCTGTTTGAAGTTACATCCTGCTACTTCCCTGTTGATTTTACTCCA CCCCCCAATGATCCTCATGGCATCCAGAGGGAAGACCTGATCCTGAGCCTCCGGGCTGTACTGGCCTCCACGCCCCAATTTGCTGAG ttccttctccctctgcttaTTGAGAAGTTGGACTCAGAACTGCAAAGTGCCAAGCTTGACTCGCTGCAGACTCTG ACTGCCTGCTGTGCCATCTACgggcagaaggagctgcaggaattccTCCCCAGCCTCTGGTCGTCCCTGCGCAGAGAG GTGTTCCAGACAGCGAGCGAGAAGATTGAGGCGGAATGCCTGGCTGCACTGCATGCTCTCTCTGCCTGCCTCTCCCgctctgtgctcagctctgaTTCTGAGGATCTGCTGGATTCCTTCCTCAGCAGCATCCTGCAAG ATTGCAGGCACCATCTGTGCGAGCCCGACATGAAGCTGGTGTGGCCCAGTGCCAAACtcttgcaggcagcagcaggtgcctCCCTCCGCACCTACCACCGCATCACCCGCAGtgtcctgcccctgctgctggagcagtaCACCAAGCACACGCAG agcagccagaggaggACAATCCTGGAAATGCTGCTAGGCTTCCTGGAGTTGCAGCAGAAGTGGGGACATGTGGAAGAAG ATGAGAGCACTCTGCTGTCGCTCCAAGACCCAGTTTGCTCTGTGGTGTTCTCGGCGCTGACGGATCCCAGCGTACAGCTGCAGCTGGTTGGGATCAAGGCACTGACTGTCCTGGGCTCCCTGCAAG GCTTCCTGTCTTCCTCTGGTCTGGAGCTGGTTGTGGATCACCTCATCCGTCTCGCTCTGCATGAGGAGGATTCCCAGAGCAG TGAAGCAGCGATGGAGGCAGCTGGGTCCCTGGCCCCCACCTACCCAGAGGTTTTCTCTGGACGCATGGTACCCAGGCTTGAAGAGGAGCTGCAGTCAG AGCGGGAAGAGAGCTACCACAACCACCGCTCCTTGCAGCAGCGCTGCCTGCAGGCCCTGGCAGCTGTGTCCACCCACACCAGCATCGTGAGGGATACtgtgcctgtcctgctgcagcatctccagaaGGTGCAGAAAG GGACCGAGGCCAGGAACACAGAAGACATGGTCTCCGTGTGCCAGAGCCTGCACCGCGTggccctgcagtgccagcaggatgTGGAGGGCTGCTGGTACTTCCACCAGACGGTGGTGCCGTGCCTGCTGGCCatggctgtgcaggcagccaTGCAAG AGAGCACCCATACACTGCCAGGCAAGGCACTGCTGGAGGAAGAGGTGCTGGCTGCCATGATCCCAGTCATCAGTGCTGCCACCACACACCTGAGCCCTGA GTTGGCTGCCCAGAGTGTGTCTCATGTGGTGCCCCTCTTTCTGAACGGAGAGGTCTCCTTCCTACCCCAAAAcagttttccctgctccttccagccttTCGGC GATGGGGAGTGCTTGGAGGCACAGAGACGCCTGGTCGCCCTCCTCATGGCCTTCGTCTGCTCCTTGCCCCGCGAT GTGGCAATCCCTCAGCAGGAATGGCTGCTCCGGGAGCTGCTGGCATTGAGCTGTTCCTGCAACTGTCCCTTCACGGCCACCACAGCTGCCAAGTGCTTTGCAGGACTGGTGAACAAACACCCAGCAG GGCAGCAGCTGGATGAAATCCTGCAGCTTGCAGTGAACAGGATGGAGCCCGGCCTTGCGGAGGGGCCCCACCGAACGCAGGCGCTCACCTTGCTGCTCTGG GTGACCAAAGCCCTGGTACTGCGCTACCACCCCCTGAGCTCCTGCCTGACAGACAAG CTGCTGGGCCTGCTGGGTGACACAGAGCTGGGCCCCACTGCAGCCGATGGCTTCTCCCTGCTCATGGCCGAGTCCCCGGATGTGCTGCACAAGGGTTGCCATGCTGACGTGCGCATCATGTTCCGCCAGCGCTTCTTCACTGACAACGTCCCCAAGCTGGTGCAAGGCTTCCATGGGGCTGGCCCTG ATGTGAAGGCAAATTACCTGAAGGGCCTGTCCCATGTGCTCAACCACCTCCCCAAACCTGTGCTGGTGACAGAGCTGCCCACG ctgctttccctcctgcttGAGGCCTTGTCCTGCTCTGATCGTGTAGTACAGCTCTCCACACTGAGCTGCCTCCACCCACTGCTGCTCGAAGCTCCCCAGATCATGAGCCTGCATGTCGACACACTGGTCACCAAGTTCCTTAACctcacctccagccccaccatG GCTGTCCGCATCGCCGCCCTGCGCTGTGCCCATGCGCTCACCAGTCTGCCCACAACAGTG CTGCTCCCCTACAAGGGCCGAGTTATCCGGGCACTGGCCAAGCCTTTGGATGACAAAAAGAGGCTGGTGCGGAAGGAAGCAGTGGCAGCACGTGGAGAATG GTTCCTGCTCGGGAGCCCAGGCAGGTGA